One stretch of bacterium DNA includes these proteins:
- a CDS encoding diguanylate cyclase, with the protein MRNPLRSLAARITLLVFAATILSALSVSWVSLQSLDGFLRQKVDQRFPHVANRIVQELDHWYEKRTHEVEVFAGSAILTESAPELGSRGRRGDRARDEAEQYLRYVLESFPQFERLLITTEEGETRLEVGDGEPLPDDFLAAHAKPAEHTRISASFRHDAQLVQIASAPMRDADERTIARLFALIDLSHLEALLKSGELGDSANVYIVDQDGRFLNPPQGFDEDATWQGAGVERAHASSVAYYPNPLGEEVIGTSVDFPRFDWTLVIEQSYDEAFAPIVSSMSRVAAVNLAIVFGVGLLAFRIAGSIVKPLRALSDAASRLTHGEREVEIEENVHGTEEVDLLTRTFNEMSRGLGRSARELEENQREIEEANQRLLSKNEELSNMNLVLEQLSITDGLTKLHNHRYFQDTMAAECKRASRTGDPLCLVLLDVDFFKKWNDRLGHAGGDEILRRMAEVMHQTCRETDLLARYGGEEFALLAIDTDLAGATALGEKIRQAVEETDFVTDVPSEREPLTISVGVAAYAGSRKQLFADADSALYSAKDSGRNRVVVAPPSTDGSQIDPSELTDDD; encoded by the coding sequence ATGCGCAACCCGCTCCGCAGTCTCGCCGCCCGCATCACGCTGCTCGTCTTCGCCGCGACGATCCTCTCGGCGCTCTCGGTGTCGTGGGTCTCGCTCCAGAGCCTCGACGGATTCCTGCGCCAGAAGGTCGACCAGCGATTCCCCCACGTCGCGAACCGGATCGTCCAGGAGCTCGACCATTGGTACGAGAAGCGCACCCACGAGGTCGAGGTCTTCGCTGGCAGCGCGATCCTGACCGAGTCGGCCCCGGAGCTCGGGAGCCGGGGGCGGCGCGGCGACCGCGCCCGGGACGAGGCGGAGCAGTATCTCCGCTACGTGCTCGAGAGCTTTCCGCAATTCGAACGGCTGCTGATCACGACCGAGGAGGGCGAGACCCGGCTCGAGGTCGGGGACGGCGAGCCTCTGCCCGACGACTTCCTCGCCGCCCATGCGAAGCCCGCCGAGCACACCCGGATCAGCGCGAGCTTCCGACACGATGCCCAGCTCGTGCAGATCGCGTCGGCGCCGATGCGGGACGCGGACGAGCGCACGATCGCGCGGCTCTTCGCGCTGATCGATCTCTCGCACCTCGAAGCCCTGCTGAAGAGCGGCGAGCTCGGCGACTCGGCGAACGTCTACATCGTGGATCAGGACGGACGCTTCCTGAACCCGCCCCAGGGCTTCGATGAAGACGCCACCTGGCAGGGCGCCGGCGTCGAACGCGCGCATGCGTCCTCGGTCGCGTACTACCCGAATCCGCTCGGCGAGGAAGTGATCGGGACGAGCGTCGATTTTCCGCGCTTCGACTGGACCCTCGTGATCGAACAGTCCTACGACGAAGCCTTCGCGCCGATCGTCAGCTCGATGAGCCGGGTCGCGGCGGTCAACCTCGCCATCGTCTTCGGGGTCGGCCTGCTCGCCTTCCGGATCGCGGGCTCGATCGTGAAACCCCTGCGCGCGCTCTCGGACGCCGCCTCGCGCCTCACCCACGGCGAGCGTGAAGTCGAGATCGAGGAAAACGTCCACGGGACGGAAGAAGTCGATCTCTTGACCCGGACCTTCAACGAGATGAGCCGGGGACTCGGGCGGAGCGCCCGCGAGCTCGAGGAGAACCAGCGCGAGATCGAGGAGGCGAACCAACGTCTCCTCTCGAAGAACGAGGAGCTGTCCAACATGAACCTCGTCCTCGAACAGCTCTCGATCACCGATGGCCTCACCAAGCTCCACAACCATCGCTACTTCCAGGACACGATGGCCGCCGAGTGCAAGCGGGCGTCGCGTACCGGCGATCCGCTCTGCCTCGTGCTCCTCGACGTCGACTTCTTCAAGAAGTGGAACGACCGACTCGGCCATGCCGGCGGCGACGAGATCCTGCGGCGGATGGCGGAGGTGATGCACCAGACCTGTCGCGAGACGGACCTCCTGGCTCGCTACGGCGGAGAGGAATTCGCGCTGCTCGCGATCGACACCGACCTTGCCGGCGCGACCGCTCTGGGCGAGAAGATCCGCCAGGCCGTCGAAGAGACCGACTTCGTGACGGACGTGCCGAGCGAGCGGGAGCCGCTCACGATCAGCGTCGGCGTGGCGGCGTACGCGGGAAGCCGCAAGCAACTCTTCGCGGACGCGGACTCCGCCCTCTATTCGGCGAAGGATTCGGGTCGCAACCGGGTCGTCGTCGCGCCGCCGTCCACGGACGGATCGCAGATCGATCCGAGCGAGCTCACGGACGACGACTAG
- a CDS encoding SH3 domain-containing protein: protein MASHPTLRRATIVSSLLLFLALTGCASGPNGGTGFSLFSRPSGGTEEVCDSEAVAVEREKADLFRKAETDRAEALALQIVRLQADLETAESALVEVESGLSGSSGRADAVSSLAVTRIHVERAALRAPWRAVEIAGARQKLEEAERQVDEGRFGAALFFVYRARRVAESVLDEVEQIVGAGNARMINATRVNLRSGPSTGQRILAVLTSGTPVIPQATEGEWTLVQVTGGPAGWIHRSLLGQHVSEGGAPAAPKP from the coding sequence ATGGCTTCCCACCCGACTCTCCGGCGCGCGACGATCGTGTCGTCGCTTCTCCTCTTCCTCGCGCTGACCGGCTGCGCCAGCGGGCCGAACGGCGGGACCGGCTTCTCGCTGTTTTCCCGCCCTTCGGGCGGAACCGAGGAAGTCTGCGACTCGGAAGCCGTCGCGGTCGAACGCGAGAAGGCCGACCTCTTCCGGAAGGCGGAGACCGATCGCGCCGAGGCGCTCGCGCTCCAGATCGTACGCCTCCAGGCGGACCTCGAAACCGCGGAGTCGGCCCTGGTCGAGGTCGAGTCCGGTCTCTCGGGGAGCAGCGGTCGTGCGGACGCGGTCTCGAGCCTCGCGGTCACCCGGATCCACGTCGAGCGCGCCGCCCTGCGTGCACCCTGGCGCGCCGTCGAGATCGCGGGCGCCCGACAGAAGCTGGAAGAGGCCGAGCGCCAGGTCGACGAAGGTCGCTTCGGTGCCGCGCTCTTCTTCGTCTATCGTGCGCGCCGCGTCGCGGAGAGCGTCCTCGACGAGGTCGAGCAGATCGTCGGAGCCGGCAACGCGCGGATGATCAATGCGACGCGGGTCAATCTGCGTTCCGGCCCGTCGACCGGGCAGCGGATCCTCGCCGTCCTGACCTCGGGCACGCCCGTGATCCCGCAGGCGACCGAGGGCGAGTGGACGCTCGTTCAGGTCACCGGCGGCCCCGCCGGTTGGATCCATCGCAGCCTGCTCGGACAGCACGTTTCCGAAGGGGGCGCGCCAGCCGCTCCGAAGCCGTAG
- a CDS encoding lysophospholipid acyltransferase family protein, translated as MSAAAPEGAEPPRDRLLDAGIRISIRVAEWIGVEPTLRLGEGLGRAWWTLRGPRRERVRAQLTQAFPERDPAWIEGIARAVFVHLGLGVAEGLLLAGRRRAALLARVEIEGLEHLEAARKATKEGGVLVLAPHLGSWELAAAKLADVGLPVAAVYRDTGRPAFERALRRIRGEGVASIPMGPRAGVHFARALERGRVVLALLDQRGKPGESIDVRFFGKPAATRRAPIKLARRAGAPIVHGWAQRSADRRRHRLTIQPALETAAVESDDEEVLRRILQEVTAGFEQAIRATPGQWIWTHRRWRDQPEATDAR; from the coding sequence ATGTCGGCGGCGGCGCCGGAAGGTGCGGAGCCGCCGCGCGATCGTCTCCTCGACGCGGGGATCCGGATCTCGATTCGCGTGGCGGAGTGGATCGGCGTCGAGCCGACCCTGCGCCTCGGCGAGGGACTGGGTCGTGCGTGGTGGACGCTGCGCGGCCCGCGTCGCGAACGGGTTCGCGCGCAGCTGACGCAGGCCTTTCCGGAGCGTGACCCCGCGTGGATCGAGGGGATCGCCCGCGCCGTCTTCGTCCACCTCGGACTCGGCGTCGCGGAAGGTCTGCTGCTCGCCGGCCGCCGTCGGGCCGCACTCCTCGCACGCGTCGAGATCGAGGGCCTCGAACACCTCGAGGCGGCCCGCAAGGCGACGAAGGAAGGCGGGGTCCTCGTCCTCGCTCCGCACCTCGGGAGCTGGGAGCTCGCGGCGGCGAAGCTCGCGGACGTGGGTCTTCCCGTCGCGGCGGTCTACCGGGACACCGGGCGCCCCGCGTTCGAGCGCGCGCTGCGTCGGATCCGCGGAGAAGGCGTGGCGTCGATCCCGATGGGGCCGAGGGCAGGGGTGCACTTCGCGCGAGCGCTCGAGCGGGGTCGAGTGGTTCTGGCGCTGCTCGACCAGCGCGGGAAGCCCGGAGAATCCATCGACGTGCGCTTCTTCGGCAAGCCGGCGGCAACGAGGCGGGCCCCGATCAAGCTCGCGCGGCGGGCGGGCGCCCCGATCGTGCACGGCTGGGCCCAGCGGTCCGCCGATCGGCGCCGACATCGGCTCACCATCCAACCTGCACTTGAGACGGCAGCCGTGGAGTCCGATGACGAGGAGGTCCTTCGGCGGATCCTCCAGGAGGTGACCGCCGGATTCGAACAGGCAATCCGGGCCACGCCCGGGCAGTGGATCTGGACCCATCGGCGCTGGCGCGACCAGCCCGAAGCGACCGACGCGCGCTAG
- a CDS encoding ATP-grasp domain-containing protein yields the protein MSEQKKPAVEQRKIERLAIVNRGEAAVRCLRTAKSLRALEGGGLEVVALFTPPDRDTPFVRQADRAVELPSAKGAVAAYLDHDAVVAALKEVGADAVWPGWGFVAEDAVFVDRLAAEGIEFLGPSGEAMRSLGDKITSKRLAERAGVPVTDWSGGELADESHAEREASRIGYPVVLKATAGGGGRGIRIVEKAEGINEAFRSAQSEAVNAFGNGALFVEAMVTGGRHIEVQVAADKHGHARAFGCRDCSVQRRHQKVLEEAPPPGLAPELLARLEDSAVRLVEHVGYCGVGTVEFLLTGEDFFFLEVNPRLQVEHGITELIAGVDLVELQIRIARGESIAEVPRQNRGLALEARVCAEDPDEGFLPSPGRIALFEPALGPNTRVDSGVTTDVVISNDFDSLIGKVITVGDDRAEMLARMECALRDFELVVEGGATNKGYLLSILESDDFRAGGVDTRWLDRWGAARPPIAERHPEIAQDALVAAAILAYQRNRRTLRKGVFADGRTDRLPSSEGQQIDLTHGNQSYRLKVFAMGSWRYRVHLEGVAVGATMREEGAHATRLEIDDRVRRVIYDANDRGLRLEVDGHPLRFGSQTAGQVRSSTPAVVVAVQVEVGQTVEVGQPLGLLEAMKMEIGFNAPVGGTIKEILVSKGQQVAAGDVILVIEESAADDAGEASKSRLSLPSQVDPLALLFQPEETEDGTRLLGTPDLLAADQADLRLRRAAMDAIRDEVRRVLLGYDANPDRAESLTAFLEAPLPEGTSESFLRELAEIRHEIAAFADVELLSIRAPSASISGESGPSNSARLRMFLRRIEAEGSGIDEGYLELVRAALRHYGVSDLGDLDALRRALLRILSCQADKSLRLSLMLGVLRRTAAVAEAGIDLGDDDALARSLNRIAGLRPQVTDPVADAALEAAYVLFQQPGIEARAKRSSRSVEEWLAQSELDVVAPPGDVLLELASSPRLVFERVGRWIAGEDPNRRAIALAAHVQRRYAPSRPEAYRAVRVDGEPIHCVEYPDKGVVLAASGPGHDAVLWMDRLVRGASELLEHDPSTPILALEYLVSSESQIDWDATLGSFESNWGDGGLEARMTVGLLTPDGEGDVYRTLIRREGRLELATEDHDLHPETAMRIGLGRYGHFELERLQAEEGVYAFHGRARTAPGDERVFVLADARDRSPEPGRELYHHLATFERVFNRAARRLRTILQTHDPRRRLQWNRISLSVAPPVFIDEDVAAEVARRLAPATRHLGLEKVLVRLNRLDRENPDAPAVPVELVFMDTGEQLEIDWRPPHDAPLAPAQEYERKVVAARRRRLIYPYEIVKMLTNESESGAFEEYDLDPTAAKPTAAAVSDRPPGQNTSAVVFGVIRTPTDKVPEGMTRVLVLSDPTMGMGALAGPECDRIVAAIDLAESLGVPVEWVPVSSGAKIAMDSGTENLDATARVVRRIVTFTQAGGVIHVIVQGVNVGAQSYWDALATMLMHCRGVLIMTHNASMVLTGRAALEASGAVSAEDEVAIGGFERIMGPNGEAQYYARNLPEAYRILYEHYRYSYVVPGEAGPRAFPTSDPRDRSIGDTEIKADDADGLATVGELFDDETNPGRKRAFSMRAVMGALVDTDGGHLERWNAWVGGETAIVWDAHVGGKPITLIGIESRNVPRDGYHPVDGPEAWNGGTLFPQSSKKVARAINAASGNRPVVVLANLSGFDGSPESLRKIQLENGAEIARAVVNFQGPIYFVVVSRYHGGAYVVFSQELNDDMQAVALEGSYASVIGGGPAATVVFSREVRAMALDDPRVKDKTEIVRRHPSEENRAALDAVLREVTLEKQAETAAEFDAIHSVERAKEVGSLTDILAPGDLRASVIDALDATTSRD from the coding sequence ATGAGCGAGCAGAAGAAGCCGGCAGTCGAGCAGCGGAAGATCGAGCGACTCGCGATCGTGAATCGCGGCGAGGCCGCGGTGCGATGTCTTCGAACGGCGAAGAGCCTGCGTGCCCTCGAGGGCGGAGGCCTCGAAGTCGTCGCGCTCTTCACGCCGCCGGATCGGGATACGCCCTTCGTGCGTCAGGCCGACCGCGCCGTCGAGCTCCCGTCCGCGAAGGGCGCCGTCGCCGCCTACCTCGATCACGACGCGGTCGTCGCCGCGCTCAAGGAAGTCGGCGCGGACGCGGTCTGGCCGGGCTGGGGCTTCGTCGCCGAGGACGCGGTCTTCGTGGACCGGCTCGCCGCCGAGGGCATCGAGTTCCTCGGCCCCTCCGGTGAAGCGATGCGCTCCCTCGGAGACAAGATCACTTCGAAGCGGCTGGCGGAGCGGGCGGGCGTGCCCGTCACCGACTGGAGCGGGGGCGAGCTCGCCGACGAGAGCCACGCCGAACGGGAAGCCTCGCGGATCGGCTACCCGGTCGTCCTGAAGGCGACCGCCGGTGGCGGCGGACGCGGTATCCGGATCGTCGAGAAGGCCGAGGGGATCAACGAGGCGTTCCGGTCGGCGCAGTCCGAAGCGGTGAACGCCTTCGGCAACGGGGCCCTCTTCGTCGAAGCGATGGTGACCGGCGGGCGACACATCGAGGTCCAGGTCGCGGCGGACAAGCACGGACACGCGCGGGCCTTCGGCTGCCGCGACTGCTCCGTCCAGCGTCGCCATCAGAAGGTCCTCGAAGAAGCCCCGCCGCCCGGTCTCGCGCCGGAGCTGCTCGCACGTCTCGAGGACTCCGCCGTCCGCCTGGTCGAGCACGTCGGCTACTGCGGCGTCGGAACGGTCGAGTTCCTGCTGACCGGTGAGGACTTCTTCTTCCTCGAGGTGAACCCGCGCCTGCAGGTCGAGCACGGGATCACCGAGCTGATCGCCGGCGTCGATCTGGTCGAGCTCCAGATCCGGATCGCTCGCGGCGAATCGATCGCGGAGGTCCCCCGTCAGAATCGCGGCCTTGCCCTCGAGGCCCGTGTTTGCGCCGAGGATCCGGACGAGGGCTTCCTGCCGTCGCCCGGCCGGATCGCGCTCTTCGAGCCGGCCCTCGGACCCAACACCCGCGTCGACTCCGGCGTCACGACCGACGTCGTGATCTCGAACGACTTCGACTCGCTGATCGGCAAGGTGATCACCGTCGGCGACGATCGCGCCGAGATGCTCGCGCGCATGGAGTGTGCCCTTCGCGACTTCGAGCTGGTGGTCGAGGGGGGCGCGACCAACAAGGGCTACCTGCTCTCGATCCTCGAGAGCGACGACTTCCGGGCCGGTGGCGTCGACACGCGCTGGCTCGATCGGTGGGGCGCGGCGCGGCCGCCGATCGCGGAGCGCCACCCCGAGATCGCGCAGGACGCCCTCGTCGCCGCGGCGATCCTCGCCTATCAGCGCAACCGGAGGACCCTGCGGAAGGGCGTCTTCGCGGATGGTCGGACCGATCGTCTGCCGAGCTCCGAGGGGCAGCAGATCGACCTCACCCACGGCAACCAGAGCTATCGACTCAAGGTCTTCGCGATGGGCAGCTGGCGGTACCGCGTCCATCTCGAGGGCGTCGCCGTCGGAGCGACGATGCGCGAAGAGGGGGCGCACGCGACCCGGCTCGAGATCGACGATCGGGTGCGTCGCGTGATCTACGATGCGAACGATCGCGGGCTCCGGCTCGAGGTCGACGGTCACCCGCTCCGCTTCGGCTCGCAGACCGCCGGCCAGGTCCGCTCGAGCACGCCGGCCGTCGTCGTCGCCGTGCAGGTCGAGGTCGGCCAGACGGTCGAGGTCGGCCAGCCGCTCGGTCTGCTCGAAGCGATGAAGATGGAGATCGGTTTCAACGCGCCGGTCGGCGGTACCATCAAGGAGATCCTCGTCTCCAAGGGGCAGCAGGTCGCCGCGGGCGACGTGATTCTCGTGATCGAGGAGTCCGCCGCAGACGACGCGGGCGAGGCCTCGAAGAGCCGACTCTCGCTTCCGTCCCAGGTCGATCCGCTCGCGCTGCTCTTCCAGCCGGAGGAGACCGAGGACGGGACGCGCCTGCTCGGGACGCCCGACCTGCTCGCCGCGGACCAGGCGGACCTGCGCCTTCGCCGCGCGGCCATGGACGCAATCCGCGACGAGGTTCGACGCGTGCTCCTCGGCTACGACGCGAACCCGGATCGCGCCGAGTCGCTCACCGCCTTCCTCGAGGCACCGTTGCCCGAGGGCACCTCCGAGAGCTTCCTGCGCGAGCTCGCCGAGATCCGCCACGAGATCGCGGCCTTCGCCGACGTCGAGCTGCTCTCGATCCGCGCCCCCTCCGCGTCGATCTCCGGCGAATCCGGCCCCTCGAACAGCGCGCGCCTACGGATGTTCCTGCGCCGGATCGAAGCCGAAGGCAGCGGGATCGACGAGGGCTACCTCGAGCTCGTGCGCGCCGCCCTCCGACACTACGGTGTGTCGGATCTGGGAGACCTCGATGCGCTCCGTCGGGCGCTGCTCCGGATCCTCTCCTGCCAGGCGGACAAGTCGCTCCGGCTCTCGCTGATGCTCGGCGTGCTTCGCCGGACGGCGGCGGTGGCCGAGGCGGGAATCGACCTCGGGGACGACGATGCGCTCGCGCGCTCGCTCAACCGGATCGCGGGACTTCGTCCGCAGGTGACGGATCCTGTCGCGGACGCTGCCCTCGAGGCCGCCTACGTGCTCTTCCAGCAGCCGGGCATCGAAGCCCGTGCGAAGCGTTCCTCGCGGAGCGTCGAGGAGTGGCTCGCTCAATCAGAGCTCGACGTCGTGGCGCCGCCCGGCGACGTGCTGCTCGAGCTGGCTTCGTCGCCGCGTCTCGTCTTCGAGCGTGTCGGTCGCTGGATCGCAGGCGAAGATCCGAATCGCCGGGCGATCGCGCTGGCCGCGCACGTCCAGCGACGGTACGCGCCGTCGCGACCCGAGGCCTACCGCGCGGTTCGTGTCGACGGGGAGCCGATCCATTGCGTCGAGTATCCCGACAAGGGCGTCGTCCTCGCGGCGAGCGGTCCCGGCCACGACGCCGTCCTGTGGATGGACCGGCTCGTCCGCGGCGCTTCGGAGCTCCTCGAGCACGACCCGTCCACGCCGATCCTGGCGCTCGAATATCTCGTCTCTTCCGAGTCGCAGATCGACTGGGACGCGACCCTGGGGAGCTTCGAGTCGAACTGGGGCGACGGGGGCCTCGAGGCACGCATGACCGTCGGACTGCTCACGCCGGACGGGGAGGGCGACGTCTACCGCACCCTGATCCGGCGCGAGGGACGGCTCGAACTCGCGACCGAGGATCACGACCTCCATCCCGAGACCGCGATGCGGATCGGGCTCGGCCGCTACGGGCACTTCGAGCTCGAACGCCTTCAGGCGGAAGAAGGGGTGTACGCCTTCCACGGTCGCGCGCGCACGGCGCCGGGAGACGAGCGGGTCTTCGTGCTCGCGGACGCTCGGGATCGATCGCCCGAGCCGGGCCGGGAGCTCTATCACCATCTCGCGACCTTCGAGCGCGTCTTCAACCGCGCGGCACGCCGTCTTCGCACGATCCTGCAGACCCACGATCCCCGGCGCCGCCTGCAGTGGAACCGGATTTCGCTCTCGGTCGCTCCGCCGGTCTTCATCGACGAGGACGTCGCCGCCGAAGTCGCTCGTCGACTCGCGCCGGCGACGCGACACCTCGGCCTCGAGAAGGTCCTGGTCCGACTGAACCGGCTGGACCGGGAGAATCCCGATGCGCCCGCGGTCCCCGTCGAGCTCGTCTTCATGGATACCGGCGAGCAGCTCGAGATCGATTGGCGGCCGCCCCACGATGCGCCGCTCGCGCCGGCGCAGGAGTACGAGCGCAAGGTCGTCGCCGCCCGTCGCCGACGCCTCATCTACCCCTACGAGATCGTGAAGATGCTCACGAACGAGTCCGAGAGCGGCGCGTTCGAGGAGTACGACCTCGATCCCACGGCGGCGAAGCCGACGGCGGCCGCCGTCTCCGATCGGCCGCCCGGACAGAACACCTCCGCCGTCGTGTTCGGCGTCATCCGGACGCCGACCGACAAGGTGCCGGAGGGGATGACGCGCGTGCTCGTCCTGTCGGACCCGACGATGGGCATGGGCGCGCTGGCAGGGCCGGAATGCGATCGGATCGTCGCGGCCATCGATCTCGCGGAGTCCCTCGGCGTGCCGGTCGAGTGGGTGCCGGTCTCGTCGGGCGCGAAGATCGCGATGGATTCCGGGACCGAGAACCTCGATGCGACGGCGCGCGTGGTGCGCCGGATCGTGACCTTCACCCAGGCCGGCGGCGTGATCCACGTGATCGTCCAGGGCGTGAACGTCGGCGCGCAGAGCTACTGGGACGCGCTGGCGACGATGCTGATGCACTGCCGCGGTGTCCTCATCATGACGCACAACGCGTCGATGGTGCTGACCGGCCGCGCCGCCCTCGAAGCGTCGGGTGCGGTCTCGGCGGAGGACGAGGTCGCGATCGGTGGCTTCGAGCGGATCATGGGGCCGAACGGCGAGGCGCAGTACTACGCGAGAAACCTCCCCGAGGCCTATCGGATCCTCTACGAACACTATCGCTACAGCTACGTCGTTCCGGGCGAAGCCGGTCCGCGAGCCTTCCCGACGTCGGATCCGCGCGATCGTTCGATCGGGGACACGGAGATCAAGGCCGATGATGCCGACGGACTCGCGACCGTGGGCGAGCTCTTCGACGACGAGACGAACCCGGGGCGCAAGCGCGCGTTCTCGATGCGCGCGGTCATGGGCGCGCTCGTCGATACCGACGGCGGTCACCTCGAACGATGGAACGCCTGGGTCGGCGGCGAGACGGCGATCGTCTGGGACGCCCACGTCGGCGGCAAGCCCATCACGCTGATCGGCATCGAGAGCCGGAACGTGCCGCGCGACGGCTACCACCCGGTCGACGGTCCCGAGGCCTGGAACGGCGGAACGCTCTTCCCTCAGTCGTCGAAGAAGGTCGCGCGCGCGATCAACGCGGCGAGCGGCAACCGCCCGGTCGTCGTCCTGGCGAATCTCTCGGGCTTCGACGGTTCGCCCGAGTCGCTTCGGAAGATCCAGCTGGAGAACGGTGCCGAGATCGCGCGGGCGGTCGTGAACTTCCAGGGTCCGATCTACTTCGTGGTCGTCTCCCGCTACCACGGCGGCGCCTACGTCGTGTTCAGCCAGGAGCTGAACGACGACATGCAGGCGGTGGCCCTCGAGGGTTCCTACGCCTCGGTGATCGGCGGGGGGCCGGCGGCGACGGTCGTCTTCAGCCGGGAGGTCCGCGCGATGGCCCTCGACGATCCGCGGGTCAAGGACAAGACCGAGATCGTGCGGCGGCATCCGTCGGAGGAAAATCGTGCGGCGCTCGATGCGGTGCTGCGCGAGGTCACCCTCGAGAAGCAGGCGGAGACGGCCGCGGAGTTCGACGCGATCCACAGCGTCGAGCGGGCGAAGGAGGTGGGCTCGCTCACCGACATCCTGGCACCGGGCGACCTGCGCGCGAGCGTGATCGACGCCCTCGACGCGACGACCTCCCGGGACTGA
- a CDS encoding 4'-phosphopantetheinyl transferase superfamily protein translates to MIGNDVVDLEDPDTRPETFRPRFDERVFDPAERRSIAKDPSPHLRRWAHWAAKEAAYKLARQADDTFVFTPSRLVARFDSIESEEGGRTIRRGNLTLPRALVPGIDHLELRSDETSERVHVLAVPPGADWDAIVSAIERTGSDDDPSARVRTLACFAIARDLGVDEARVTIGRRGDPRAGGAAKIPTVLIDGSRSGLELSLSHHGRFVACAMTLRADPDACPRGSRPSGSGARGAGGVSGVESMRQTPREAQGQAKWNEVVG, encoded by the coding sequence ATGATCGGCAACGACGTCGTCGATCTCGAGGATCCCGACACGCGTCCGGAGACCTTCCGCCCTCGTTTCGACGAGCGCGTCTTCGATCCGGCGGAGCGGCGTTCGATCGCCAAGGATCCCAGTCCCCACCTCCGGCGCTGGGCCCATTGGGCGGCGAAGGAAGCGGCGTACAAGCTCGCGCGACAAGCGGACGACACCTTCGTGTTCACCCCTTCGCGTCTGGTCGCGCGCTTCGATTCGATCGAATCCGAAGAGGGCGGGCGCACGATTCGTCGTGGAAACCTCACCCTCCCGCGGGCACTCGTGCCGGGAATCGACCATCTCGAGCTCCGGAGCGACGAGACGAGCGAGCGCGTCCACGTCCTCGCGGTGCCCCCCGGCGCCGACTGGGACGCGATCGTGTCCGCGATCGAGCGGACCGGGTCCGACGACGATCCCTCTGCGCGGGTCCGAACCCTGGCGTGCTTCGCGATCGCCCGAGACCTCGGGGTCGACGAGGCGCGGGTGACGATCGGCCGCCGCGGCGATCCGCGAGCCGGGGGCGCGGCGAAGATCCCCACCGTCCTGATCGACGGGTCCCGAAGCGGACTCGAGCTGTCTCTCTCCCACCACGGACGCTTCGTCGCGTGCGCGATGACGCTGCGCGCGGATCCCGATGCGTGTCCGCGTGGATCGCGGCCTTCCGGGAGCGGCGCGAGAGGAGCAGGCGGTGTGAGCGGAGTCGAATCGATGCGCCAGACCCCGAGAGAGGCGCAAGGGCAAGCGAAGTGGAACGAGGTCGTGGGATGA
- a CDS encoding 1-acyl-sn-glycerol-3-phosphate acyltransferase, which produces MTADEQPGANSGMIQRHARQRLVSILAGPIWIGASVLIMRFWFRYRIEDVEAVRARYRALRAQSDGPILVCANHLTLVDSFLIAWAFGGPGYWLTHPDELPWNTPERTNFGKTWIARALIYVAKCIPITRGGAREDVGDVLERVKHLMERGETALIFPEAGRSRSGRVEESSAAWGVGRIVGAHPQCRVLCVYMRGRQQETWGDFPARGDTLDVSLACIEPKSDAKGVRRSRDLAQQIVRQLMNMEAAHFEARGESASAAAAGEAR; this is translated from the coding sequence ATGACGGCGGACGAGCAGCCCGGAGCGAACTCCGGGATGATCCAGCGCCACGCGCGCCAACGGCTCGTGAGCATTCTCGCGGGGCCGATCTGGATCGGCGCGTCCGTCCTCATCATGCGCTTCTGGTTCCGCTACCGGATCGAGGACGTCGAGGCCGTGCGCGCGCGCTATCGAGCGCTGCGCGCACAGTCCGACGGACCGATCCTGGTTTGCGCGAACCACCTGACCCTGGTGGATTCGTTCTTGATCGCCTGGGCTTTCGGTGGCCCCGGCTATTGGCTCACGCATCCGGACGAGCTGCCCTGGAACACGCCGGAGCGTACGAACTTCGGGAAGACCTGGATCGCGCGTGCGCTCATCTATGTGGCCAAGTGCATCCCGATCACCCGCGGTGGCGCCCGCGAGGACGTCGGTGACGTGCTCGAACGCGTGAAGCACCTGATGGAGCGCGGCGAGACGGCGCTGATCTTCCCGGAAGCCGGACGCAGTCGGTCCGGGCGTGTCGAGGAATCCTCGGCCGCCTGGGGGGTCGGCCGGATCGTCGGGGCGCATCCGCAGTGCCGCGTGCTCTGCGTGTACATGCGCGGGCGCCAGCAGGAAACCTGGGGCGACTTCCCTGCCAGGGGCGACACCCTCGACGTGAGCCTCGCATGCATCGAGCCGAAGAGCGACGCGAAGGGCGTGCGGCGATCCCGCGACCTCGCGCAACAGATCGTCCGCCAGCTGATGAACATGGAAGCGGCGCATTTCGAGGCCAGGGGCGAGTCCGCCTCCGCCGCAGCGGCTGGAGAGGCCCGATGA
- a CDS encoding phosphopantetheine-binding protein, whose translation MEQSEVMERVVKILTPWVKDEGALANVGMETNILEDLKVNSARLVDVVIAFEDDFDIEIADEDVDQVNTVGDAVNLISGKL comes from the coding sequence ATGGAACAGTCGGAAGTGATGGAACGGGTCGTCAAGATTCTCACGCCCTGGGTGAAGGACGAGGGCGCGCTGGCGAACGTCGGGATGGAGACCAACATCCTCGAGGATCTCAAGGTGAACTCGGCGCGACTCGTCGACGTCGTGATCGCGTTCGAAGACGACTTCGACATCGAGATCGCCGACGAGGACGTCGACCAGGTGAACACCGTGGGTGACGCGGTGAACCTGATTTCGGGGAAGCTCTAG